From the genome of Scytonema hofmannii PCC 7110, one region includes:
- a CDS encoding GumC family protein, which yields MTDIGLERGKIVVVPRKSTVEVKKLSKILVRRRWQILSIYCTVMSLTSFLAFMAKPTYQSSMQIMVSSRSYEVGRSNSLPEGVENKVVAPTFEVIDRNPQLDLMLSSKLIQKVVDLLRSDYPDITVENIRGKTGKQGRLTVTKVEENTEDNKLLTQIFELSYKDNDPVKAQKVLLAIQKVYQNYKIEQQKERLSRGISFLNERLPKVRNEMVQAEEQLEKFRRKHNLLDPEIQGKILLESLADVSKQLRFTRAQLQDAQARYNNLKKELDSSSQNALISFRLSQSPSYQTLVNEIQKTELALTQERLRYTENSPAVQKLIQQRENQVALLQEEIEQTLGEKTEALSDTLLKQKQLFALESPAIESPLAMKGQMAGINSKLVEELVEVQTTALGLRANEKSLTESEAQIRRELNKYPGLIAEYNRLLPFVETHRKTLEQLMTTQQSLGLMVAQGGYELQVLEEPQHGAYLGSNRFLIVLIGALLGPILGVGTAVLSETLSDAISSPQDLQKLTNLRLLGTVPKLPSLSMDKRQFSLPSIMQRILTGSSTKSMFDEHSLLVSQSHETLDMAYQNIQLGFSSPCKSLMLTSAIPREGKSTLALGLAVSAARMHRRVLLIDANLREPTLHKMLDLSNDWGLSLLLVEETNTSAKQYVQPVHPSIDVLTVGPIPEDSVKLLSSTRMKELLEFFEQNYDMVLVDAPSILGTVNTRLMASYCKGVVMVGRLGQVTSTELVEATGILNNLNLIGIIANAVAHK from the coding sequence AGTTGTGGTACCCCGAAAAAGTACGGTTGAGGTCAAAAAACTCTCTAAAATTCTGGTTCGTCGGCGTTGGCAAATTCTAAGTATTTACTGCACAGTCATGTCTTTGACAAGCTTTTTAGCTTTTATGGCAAAACCAACGTATCAAAGCTCTATGCAGATAATGGTTAGTTCTCGCTCTTATGAGGTAGGGCGCTCGAATTCACTTCCAGAAGGAGTAGAAAACAAAGTTGTCGCTCCTACCTTTGAAGTTATCGATCGCAATCCTCAGTTAGATCTCATGCTGAGTTCCAAACTGATTCAAAAGGTTGTGGACTTACTGCGATCTGATTATCCAGATATCACAGTAGAAAATATCCGAGGAAAAACAGGTAAACAGGGACGTTTAACTGTCACAAAAGTAGAAGAAAATACAGAAGATAATAAACTTCTCACTCAAATTTTTGAGCTTTCTTATAAAGATAACGATCCAGTTAAAGCACAAAAAGTTCTGCTTGCCATACAGAAAGTCTATCAAAATTACAAAATAGAACAGCAAAAAGAGCGTCTTTCTAGAGGGATTTCTTTTTTAAACGAGCGGTTACCCAAAGTCAGAAATGAGATGGTTCAAGCTGAGGAACAATTAGAAAAGTTTCGGAGAAAACATAACTTACTCGATCCTGAAATCCAAGGCAAAATTCTTTTAGAATCTCTTGCTGATGTGAGCAAACAGCTAAGATTCACTCGCGCTCAACTTCAAGATGCACAGGCGCGATACAATAATCTTAAAAAAGAACTAGATTCTTCTTCCCAAAACGCGCTCATCTCTTTTCGCTTGAGTCAATCGCCGAGCTATCAAACACTCGTCAATGAAATTCAAAAGACAGAATTGGCTTTGACTCAAGAACGATTGCGCTATACAGAAAACTCTCCTGCAGTACAAAAATTAATTCAGCAGCGCGAAAACCAAGTTGCTCTTTTACAGGAAGAGATTGAGCAAACACTAGGAGAGAAAACTGAAGCACTATCAGATACACTCCTCAAACAAAAGCAGCTGTTTGCTTTGGAATCCCCTGCTATAGAGTCACCTTTGGCAATGAAAGGGCAAATGGCAGGGATTAATTCAAAACTGGTGGAAGAGCTTGTAGAAGTGCAGACAACTGCACTGGGTCTGCGTGCTAATGAAAAGAGCTTAACTGAATCAGAAGCACAAATTCGGCGAGAACTTAACAAATATCCCGGTCTCATAGCAGAATACAATCGTCTGTTACCGTTCGTAGAAACTCATCGCAAAACACTCGAGCAACTTATGACGACACAACAATCTTTAGGATTGATGGTTGCTCAAGGAGGGTATGAATTGCAAGTGTTAGAAGAACCCCAACACGGAGCTTACTTAGGCAGTAATAGGTTTCTTATTGTACTTATAGGGGCGCTACTCGGACCAATATTAGGTGTTGGAACTGCTGTACTATCTGAAACTTTAAGTGATGCCATCTCTTCTCCGCAAGATTTGCAAAAGCTGACCAATCTTCGTTTACTGGGAACAGTTCCAAAGCTACCATCATTGAGTATGGATAAGAGACAGTTTAGTCTGCCCTCTATTATGCAGAGAATACTAACTGGTTCGTCAACAAAGTCGATGTTTGACGAACATTCCCTTCTTGTTTCTCAATCCCATGAAACGCTTGATATGGCGTACCAAAATATTCAGTTGGGGTTTTCTTCTCCCTGCAAGTCTTTAATGTTAACTTCAGCAATACCAAGAGAAGGTAAATCAACTTTAGCATTGGGTCTCGCAGTTAGTGCCGCTCGTATGCATCGACGGGTATTACTCATTGACGCTAATTTGCGCGAACCTACACTGCACAAAATGTTGGATCTCTCTAATGATTGGGGATTATCCTTATTATTAGTTGAAGAAACAAACACTTCTGCCAAACAATATGTTCAACCCGTGCATCCCTCCATTGATGTTTTGACTGTTGGACCGATACCAGAAGACTCGGTTAAATTATTAAGTTCTACACGGATGAAAGAGCTGCTTGAGTTTTTTGAACAAAACTATGACATGGTACTAGTAGATGCTCCTTCTATTCTTGGAACAGTCAATACCAGACTTATGGCTTCCTACTGCAAAGGGGTTGTGATGGTAGGACGCCTCGGTCAGGTGACTTCTACTGAACTGGTTGAAGCTACGGGAATTTTAAATAATCTCAATTTAATTGGCATCATTGCTAATGCAGTGGCTCACAAATAA